The genome window TTTGGTCTTTGATTTCGATTATTCCGCAATGCGAATTAGCGCTAAATTTTTCATTTCGGTAAAAAACAGTTCCGGCATAACCATCGATTGTTCAAGTTAAAAATTCGCCTTCAAAATCGTAAGTGGAAATTTTTCCAATTTCGCCATTATTAATCGTCGATCCTGAATAAACCGGAAAAATTCCCGGATTTTTTTCAATAAATTTCTTGGTTAGTTTTCCGTTTCCACGGGTTAATTTGGTGATTTCACCAATTGATTTTTTATATTTTAAAAAATCAAAAAATTGAAAATTACCTATAAATTCAAAGGTTTTTTGCCAAATAAGGTCAAATAAATTAACTATTTCTTCAGAGAGAGAGAGAGAGAGCTATCGCTATTCAGAATATCAAGTAAAATTTTACGATAAAAATCAAACTGCTTTTCAGTTAGTTTAGTTTCTTTTTCAATTGTACTAGTGATTTCTTCAAATTTATCAAGAATTTGAAGAACTTTTTCCTGAATTTCAATAGGAGGAACGGGGATTTGGATGTTTTTCAATGTTGAAGTCGGCATTTTTGGACGACCATTATTTTCGTGTCTATTTTTTGGAACTACAGAAAATAAAATGTAATAAAAAAATTTTAAGTTGAATTCTCGCTGTTTTAAATTAAGCAAAACACAATCGGAATTCATATTAAATTTACCATTTCGATAAAAAACATAACCGGCATCGCCGTTTGTAGTGATTGTTATGTAATTACCATCGTATTCAAAAGTGGAAATTCGTCCCAATTCACCGTTGTTTTTAGTTGCGGCTGAATAAACCGGGAAATTTCCCGGATTTTTATTTATAAATTCTTTTGTAAATTTAGGATTTCCACGTTTTATTTCGAAAAGATCAGAAATCTTTTTAGTTTCTAAATTTGTACTAATGTAAGTCAAAAGTTGTTCGTTGAATATTTTTGTAAAGTATTTGCAGACCTTTTTGCTCTCTCTCTCTCTCTCTCTCTGTGTGTGTGTGTGTTAAAGTCTAAAAAAGAAAGAAATTGCTTTTGATAATAACTAAATTGCTTATTTCTTATGTTATTTTCTGATTTTAGAGTGTTAATTAAATTAGTAAAATTATCAAGAATTTCTGCAATTTTTTCCTGAATTTCAATAGGAGGAACGGGGATTTGGATGTCAGAAACCACGTTAGACATTAATTTTGGATTAGAAGTTTCTCGATTTACATAATTAGGAAATACAAATTTTAACAAATAGAACAAAAATTTAGTATTATTTTTAGTTTTATTTTTCAAAACACCGCAAACATTTGTAGCGTTAAACTTTTCGTTTCGATAAAAAACTGATCCGGCTCAAGCGCCATCGGTTGTTCAGGTAATAAATTCACCATCAAAGTCAAAAGTGGAAATTTTTCCAATTTCGCCATTGTTTTGAGTTGCAGATGAATAAACTGGGAATTTTCCAGGATTTTCAGCGATGTATGTTTTCGATATTACTCTTCCCCGTTTTATTTCAAATAAGTCACTAATTTTAAAGTATTTAATTTCACTTTTTCCAATGAGTTCAAAAATTTCTTT of Mesomycoplasma dispar contains these proteins:
- a CDS encoding restriction endonuclease subunit S, which codes for MTYISTNLETKKISDLFEIKRGNPKFTKEFINKNPGNFPVYSAATKNNGELGRISTFEYDGNYITITTNGDAGYVFYRNGKFNMNSDCVLLNLKQREFNLKFFYYILFSVVPKNRHENNGRPKMPTSTLKNIQIPVPPIEIQEKVLQILDKFEEITSTIEKETKLTEKQFDFYRKILLDILNSDSSLSLSLKK
- a CDS encoding restriction endonuclease subunit S yields the protein MIKIKEIFELIGKSEIKYFKISDLFEIKRGRVISKTYIAENPGKFPVYSSATQNNGEIGKISTFDFDGEFITWTTDGAWAGSVFYRNEKFNATNVCGVLKNKTKNNTKFLFYLLKFVFPNYVNRETSNPKLMSNVVSDIQIPVPPIEIQEKIAEILDNFTNLINTLKSENNIRNKQFSYYQKQFLSFLDFNTHTHRERERERAKRSANTLQKYSTNNFWLTLVQI
- a CDS encoding restriction endonuclease subunit S, translated to MVNLFDLIWQKTFEFIGNFQFFDFLKYKKSIGEITKLTRGNGKLTKKFIEKNPGIFPVYSGSTINNGEIGKISTYDFEGEFLTWTIDGYAGTVFYRNEKFSANSHCGIIEIKDQKIVNPKFLQYILQTVTPKFVNFDATIPSLSMEKMKKIEVLIPAKIIQNKISLIFSLFEKTINNVEEEVKLLEKQYHFYRNLIFDKLTVK